A single genomic interval of Deinococcota bacterium harbors:
- a CDS encoding tripartite tricarboxylate transporter permease, with protein MQYFAEAFVGFLSWGNLFNILWATLLGIVIGMLPGLTATLGLALLTTLTFNMAVGDAILVLICLYVGAIYGGSRSAILLNIPGTPANAATALDGFPLARAGLAGKAMGIATTGSVLGTIIGMILLAIFAPLLAEAALRFQSFEFFWLAVFGVVISGRLTALDDPLKGWIAGFLGLLIAMVGQESIHAYPRFSYGSTDLAGGFGLLPVLVGMFGFAEVLVVMKNPAYQAVKSATDSVIPRIAEVLRYWRTIIRSGVTGTFMGLIPGVGEDMGAWVSYALARNASKEKEGFGKGSIEGLMSAETGNSAAVPGAIIPVLTLAVPGSAPAAVLLAALFIHGVRPGPLIMIESPRFIFEVTAMILCASLAILFYGLLLTKPLLLILRVSPIKLMPVIFVLCTVGSFAIASRVFDVWVMLGFGVLGFVLRELKFPMAPLILGVVLGPLLDLNLRRGLVLSGGDLAPFFSRPISMVLWVTILLTFVLGIGPVTRALKGLGQRLLGRS; from the coding sequence CTGCAGTATTTTGCCGAGGCTTTCGTCGGCTTCCTGAGCTGGGGGAACCTCTTCAATATTCTCTGGGCAACGCTCCTGGGCATCGTGATCGGTATGCTGCCCGGCTTGACGGCGACGCTGGGCCTGGCGCTCCTGACCACCCTCACCTTCAATATGGCGGTTGGCGACGCCATTCTCGTCCTCATCTGTCTTTATGTGGGGGCGATCTACGGCGGCAGCCGCAGCGCCATCCTTCTCAACATTCCCGGTACGCCCGCGAATGCCGCCACAGCCCTCGACGGCTTCCCGCTCGCTCGAGCCGGTTTGGCGGGCAAGGCGATGGGCATCGCCACGACCGGCTCGGTGCTGGGAACCATCATCGGCATGATCCTCTTGGCGATCTTCGCGCCCCTCTTGGCGGAAGCCGCCTTGAGATTTCAGTCGTTCGAGTTTTTCTGGCTCGCCGTCTTCGGCGTCGTCATCTCGGGTCGCCTGACGGCGCTCGACGACCCCTTGAAGGGCTGGATCGCCGGCTTTCTGGGACTGCTCATCGCCATGGTCGGCCAGGAGAGCATCCACGCCTACCCGCGCTTTAGTTACGGCAGTACCGACTTGGCCGGCGGTTTCGGGCTCTTGCCCGTACTGGTCGGCATGTTTGGTTTCGCCGAGGTTCTCGTGGTGATGAAAAACCCGGCTTATCAGGCGGTGAAAAGCGCGACCGATTCGGTCATCCCACGCATCGCCGAGGTGCTGCGGTACTGGCGAACCATCATCCGCTCGGGCGTCACCGGCACCTTCATGGGTCTCATTCCGGGGGTCGGCGAGGACATGGGCGCCTGGGTTTCCTACGCCCTGGCCCGCAACGCCAGCAAGGAAAAGGAGGGGTTCGGCAAGGGCTCGATCGAGGGGCTGATGAGCGCTGAAACCGGCAACAGCGCCGCCGTTCCGGGCGCGATCATTCCCGTCCTCACGCTCGCCGTTCCCGGTTCGGCGCCGGCCGCGGTTTTGCTTGCCGCGCTGTTTATTCACGGCGTCCGGCCCGGACCGCTCATCATGATCGAGTCGCCACGTTTCATCTTCGAGGTCACGGCGATGATCCTCTGCGCCAGCCTCGCCATCCTCTTTTACGGCCTGCTCCTCACCAAACCCCTGTTGCTCATCTTGCGGGTGTCGCCTATCAAGCTCATGCCCGTCATCTTCGTGCTCTGCACCGTCGGCTCCTTCGCCATCGCCAGCCGCGTCTTCGATGTTTGGGTGATGCTGGGTTTCGGCGTCCTCGGCTTCGTGCTCCGGGAGCTGAAGTTCCCCATGGCTCCGCTGATCCTCGGGGTCGTCCTGGGGCCGCTTCTCGACCTCAATTTACGCCGCGGTTTGGTGCTGAGCGGCGGGGACCTGGCGCCCTTCTTCTCGAGGCCCATCAGCATGGTTCTTTGGGTCACCATCCTGCTCACCTTCGTGCTGGGTATAGGACCCGTCACGAGGGCCCTCAAGGGACTTGGACAACGCCTCTTGGGCAGGTCTTGA
- a CDS encoding sugar phosphate isomerase/epimerase has translation MKIVLCNEVLGNKVLGNKVLDGMSFAAQCDFAAALGYDGLELAPFTLGDEPHLLGSHARAELRRAAADAGIEITGLHWLLITPQGLSITTADEGRRRRTLEVMRRLIDLCASLGGRMLVHGSPAQRQTEGDPDAALRGRDAFAAIAADAERAGVTYCIEPLSRQETSFITTLQEAVEIVEAVASPAVRTMLDCRAARLSETATIAELLDRWLPTGMIGHVHVNDRNRRGPGQGGDLFAPVFASLARNHYAGAVGVEPFVYEPDGPAVAARSIGYIRGLLEVLAWQRLEPDRAPAP, from the coding sequence GTGAAGATCGTGCTCTGCAACGAGGTTCTGGGCAACAAGGTCCTGGGCAACAAGGTCCTGGACGGCATGTCCTTCGCCGCCCAGTGCGACTTTGCCGCCGCGCTCGGTTACGACGGCCTCGAGCTGGCGCCCTTCACCCTGGGAGACGAGCCGCACTTGCTCGGTTCCCACGCTCGAGCCGAACTGCGCCGGGCCGCTGCCGACGCGGGCATCGAGATTACCGGCCTGCACTGGCTCCTCATCACGCCACAGGGCCTGTCCATTACCACGGCGGACGAAGGACGGCGACGACGCACCCTCGAGGTAATGCGCCGGCTCATCGACCTCTGCGCTTCGCTGGGCGGCAGGATGCTCGTCCACGGCTCGCCGGCTCAGCGTCAAACCGAGGGCGACCCGGATGCGGCGCTGAGGGGGCGCGACGCCTTTGCGGCCATCGCGGCGGACGCCGAAAGGGCGGGCGTGACCTACTGCATCGAGCCTCTCTCCCGTCAGGAGACCAGCTTCATCACTACTCTCCAAGAGGCGGTCGAGATCGTGGAGGCCGTCGCCAGTCCCGCCGTCCGCACCATGTTGGACTGTCGCGCCGCCCGCCTGAGCGAGACCGCGACCATCGCCGAGCTCCTGGACCGCTGGCTTCCCACCGGCATGATCGGCCACGTTCACGTCAATGACAGGAACCGGCGCGGTCCCGGACAGGGTGGGGATCTTTTTGCACCCGTCTTCGCTAGCCTCGCGCGCAACCATTACGCCGGGGCCGTCGGCGTCGAACCCTTCGTCTACGAACCCGACGGGCCCGCGGTCGCCGCTCGCTCGATCGGTTATATTCGCGGCCTGCTCGAGGTGCTGGCCTGGCAGCGCCTCGAGCCGGACCGTGCGCCTGCACCGTGA